CGAGGACACGCCGCGGAAGGCATCGTAGGCAGTGAGTGCGGCCGGCAGATGATCGATGTCGTGTCGCACGCGGCTCAGGAGTGCCGGCCAGCGCGGGTCAGCGAGTTCAAGGAATTCAACGTCCAACGCAACGACTACCCTTCTCATGCGGTTGATCGCGGTCTACGACCCCGCCAGATCTCTGATCGTTGCAGACGGCTCGTCGGCCTCCACCGTCGCAGCGTGCCTTTCACCCCTGCCGGTCACCCCGGTCCGTCGATACGGTGGGAAGAAGTCGTCGCTGTGGGGCACCGGACGCTCCGCGACGAGCTCCCAGGCGGCGCATTGCCGCCCGAATTCAACGGGGTCGATGACGATGCGCGCGCTCGAGGAAACCGGCTGATGTGTGGTCATACCGGCCTTGAATCGCCGCAGCGACTCGTACGCGGCGCCATCGAAGAAGTAGTTTTGCGCTCTGCGGGCGAGCGCCCACTGCACCTCGGCGTCGTAGGAGCCGATCTGCGGAATTTCACCGTGAAACTCGGCGTTCACCGCGCCGTAGAGGCCCTGGACGATCCCGCCGCACTCGGTGACGATGCCGCCCATGGCGAGGAGACCGTCGACTTCGAGCGTCCAAAGCGACACGTGATCGCTCAGGGTGTCGCGGAGCCGCTCGAAATAGTCGAGTGTGAAACGGAAGTCATCACTCGCGCCCACACGCTCCATGGTTTGCGCGTAGATGGCATGAAAGTCAGGCAGCGCCTCCCAATCAGGGTCGGGGGAATAGTCATAGCCGGCCGCCTGAAACTTCCGAATGCCCCGCCGGTGGCTCTTGCTCATCGCGGCGCGGATATCGTCGAGCGGCCGGTCGAGCTGGATGTTGAAGGTCGGTCCGTGCTCGACGACCGCGCCGAATCGCGAGAACTCAGCCGCCGACGAGTCGAGCAGCGGGTGAAACCGGAGAAACAGCGAGACGACGCCGCGGCGGCGCAGAAATATCAGCAGCTCGCGAATCGCCTCCCGTCGCCACTCGATCGAGGTGCCGTCGGTAAACAGGGGCGCCGAGCGCACCTCCGACGAGGCCGCATCGAGACTCCCGCCGTTCCTTCCCAGGATGCGCAGGGGCACGAGCAAGGCACCCACGTCATCCTCGACGACGGCAAGCTGCGAGGCCCCTCCCCGGAAGGCGTCGTGCGCCGCGAGGTAAGCCGGCAGGTGGTCCACGTCGTGCTGCACAGTTGCAAGCAGCGCATCCCACCGCTCGTCACCGATGTCGAGTAGTTGTGCTTGCATGCGCTCCAGCGCCCCTCTCGGCCGCTGCGGCCTTGCGGGGTGTCGTCGGCCGCCGTGCTTCGAGACTCTCAGAAATCTGCGGGTTCACCCGCGGATGTCGCTAGCTTTCACCCCGCAGTATGCCCCGCCACGACCTCGATGCGCGTGCTGTCGCGGTACGGCGGGAAGAATTCGTCAGTGCGGCCGACGAGCAGGCCCGTGCGCTGCTGCCACGCCTCGCAGCGTCGCCCAAAC
The Gulosibacter sediminis genome window above contains:
- a CDS encoding GNAT family N-acetyltransferase, giving the protein MQHDVDHLPAYLAAHDAFRGGASQLAVVEDDVGALLVPLRILGRNGGSLDAASSEVRSAPLFTDGTSIEWRREAIRELLIFLRRRGVVSLFLRFHPLLDSSAAEFSRFGAVVEHGPTFNIQLDRPLDDIRAAMSKSHRRGIRKFQAAGYDYSPDPDWEALPDFHAIYAQTMERVGASDDFRFTLDYFERLRDTLSDHVSLWTLEVDGLLAMGGIVTECGGIVQGLYGAVNAEFHGEIPQIGSYDAEVQWALARRAQNYFFDGAAYESLRRFKAGMTTHQPVSSSARIVIDPVEFGRQCAAWELVAERPVPHSDDFFPPYRRTGVTGRGERHAATVEADEPSATIRDLAGS